A region from the Mesomycoplasma hyopneumoniae J genome encodes:
- the pgsA gene encoding CDP-diacylglycerol--glycerol-3-phosphate 3-phosphatidyltransferase, which translates to MKKKKLKIRAYFVNFLTLFRIIAATIIGFFLYFFSKTDNFSLFLGSFFLFIIGSFSDLFDGFLSRRWNVVTEFGKIFDPITDKILTTTTFFFLAYLTLVPWFLVLIFVLRDIIIDGFRIFLAKKNVNVAANFWGKLKTILQIGAILTIFTGYSTSREIFQNYYYFFNSPVILACLVSLISGFIYLKILFRIAKIK; encoded by the coding sequence ATGAAGAAGAAAAAGCTAAAAATCCGTGCTTATTTTGTTAATTTCCTAACTCTTTTTCGGATAATTGCAGCAACAATAATCGGTTTTTTCCTTTATTTTTTTAGCAAAACCGACAATTTTTCTCTCTTTTTAGGTTCTTTTTTTTTGTTTATCATAGGTAGTTTTTCTGATTTATTTGATGGTTTTCTTTCAAGAAGATGAAACGTTGTTACTGAATTTGGTAAAATCTTTGATCCGATTACTGATAAAATTTTAACAACAACAACCTTCTTTTTTCTTGCTTATTTAACCTTAGTACCTTGATTTTTAGTATTGATTTTTGTTCTTAGGGATATAATTATTGATGGTTTTCGTATCTTTTTAGCCAAAAAAAACGTTAATGTTGCTGCAAATTTTTGAGGAAAACTTAAAACTATCCTACAAATTGGTGCCATATTAACAATTTTTACTGGTTATTCTACCAGTAGAGAAATTTTTCAAAACTATTATTATTTTTTTAACTCACCAGTAATTCTGGCTTGTTTAGTTTCATTAATTTCGGGGTTTATTTATTTAAAAATTCTATTTCGGATAGCTAAAATTAAATAA